A genome region from Coffea arabica cultivar ET-39 chromosome 7e, Coffea Arabica ET-39 HiFi, whole genome shotgun sequence includes the following:
- the LOC113701247 gene encoding uncharacterized protein isoform X2, with amino-acid sequence MHQRGPGSGRPSGTDGSDFSYRMVVDSRYKKVAEYKSRLSVLIFTQAIIQLLAAVNVFLSTTKTEELDKIAVSSSVICFISLFIGELGRKRSRASFLKLYMLGSSIAVLISTANLSRSAYVVIKDFSSWGTSMLELSKVATGLLGFVVQLYTISTTTSLIRNMAPPKRTA; translated from the exons ATGCATCAGAGAGGACCTGGGAGCGGAAGGCCTTCTGGAACTGATGGTTCTGATTTTTCCTATCGCATGGTAGTGGACTCGC GCTATAAAAAGGTCGCTGAATACAAGTCTCGCCTTTCTGTTCTCATCTTCACCCAG GCTATTATTCAATTGTTAGCAGCAGTGAATGTATTTTTATCCACAACTAAGACGGAGGAGCTTGACAAAATTGCAGTTTCTTCATCTGTTATATGTTTCATTTCTCTCTTCATAGGAGAATTAG GTAGGAAGCGAAGCCGGGCAAGTTTTCTGAAGTTATACATGTTAGGATCATCAATAGCTGTACTGATATCAACTGCTAATCTCTCAAGGAGTGCTTATGTG GTTATCAAGGATTTTAGTAGCTGGGGTACGTCAATGCTTGAACTTTCAAAGGTTGCAACTGGCCTGCTAG GATTCGTGGTACAATTATATACAATCAGTACGACGACATCTCTTATCCGCAATATGGCTCCTCCTAAGAGGACTGCTTGA
- the LOC113701247 gene encoding uncharacterized protein isoform X3, giving the protein MHQRGPGSGRPSGTDGSDFSYRMAIIQLLAAVNVFLSTTKTEELDKIAVSSSVICFISLFIGELGRKRSRASFLKLYMLGSSIAVLISTANLSRSAYVVQVIKDFSSWGTSMLELSKVATGLLGFVVQLYTISTTTSLIRNMAPPKRTA; this is encoded by the exons ATGCATCAGAGAGGACCTGGGAGCGGAAGGCCTTCTGGAACTGATGGTTCTGATTTTTCCTATCGCATG GCTATTATTCAATTGTTAGCAGCAGTGAATGTATTTTTATCCACAACTAAGACGGAGGAGCTTGACAAAATTGCAGTTTCTTCATCTGTTATATGTTTCATTTCTCTCTTCATAGGAGAATTAG GTAGGAAGCGAAGCCGGGCAAGTTTTCTGAAGTTATACATGTTAGGATCATCAATAGCTGTACTGATATCAACTGCTAATCTCTCAAGGAGTGCTTATGTGGTACAA GTTATCAAGGATTTTAGTAGCTGGGGTACGTCAATGCTTGAACTTTCAAAGGTTGCAACTGGCCTGCTAG GATTCGTGGTACAATTATATACAATCAGTACGACGACATCTCTTATCCGCAATATGGCTCCTCCTAAGAGGACTGCTTGA
- the LOC113701247 gene encoding uncharacterized protein isoform X1 codes for MHQRGPGSGRPSGTDGSDFSYRMVVDSRYKKVAEYKSRLSVLIFTQAIIQLLAAVNVFLSTTKTEELDKIAVSSSVICFISLFIGELGRKRSRASFLKLYMLGSSIAVLISTANLSRSAYVVQVIKDFSSWGTSMLELSKVATGLLGFVVQLYTISTTTSLIRNMAPPKRTA; via the exons ATGCATCAGAGAGGACCTGGGAGCGGAAGGCCTTCTGGAACTGATGGTTCTGATTTTTCCTATCGCATGGTAGTGGACTCGC GCTATAAAAAGGTCGCTGAATACAAGTCTCGCCTTTCTGTTCTCATCTTCACCCAG GCTATTATTCAATTGTTAGCAGCAGTGAATGTATTTTTATCCACAACTAAGACGGAGGAGCTTGACAAAATTGCAGTTTCTTCATCTGTTATATGTTTCATTTCTCTCTTCATAGGAGAATTAG GTAGGAAGCGAAGCCGGGCAAGTTTTCTGAAGTTATACATGTTAGGATCATCAATAGCTGTACTGATATCAACTGCTAATCTCTCAAGGAGTGCTTATGTGGTACAA GTTATCAAGGATTTTAGTAGCTGGGGTACGTCAATGCTTGAACTTTCAAAGGTTGCAACTGGCCTGCTAG GATTCGTGGTACAATTATATACAATCAGTACGACGACATCTCTTATCCGCAATATGGCTCCTCCTAAGAGGACTGCTTGA
- the LOC113701661 gene encoding pentatricopeptide repeat-containing protein At4g19191, mitochondrial-like has translation MRKSKSTVTPILNRFSKFSRVTSMNSGVRDAVSQGYPDKALILFRQMKQNGLEPSKLTFPFIAKACAKLSSLKCSQMVHTHMLKSPYYSDKYVQSGLVNMYVKCDQVENFAYAVFDRMHAREIAAWNAMLMGFVQASCFDRALCLFNEMMLDGVRPDSVTAMGLAQLASGLKDVKLLTSVHCLGIRIGVEADVSVANTWIAAYSRCGDLSLSEMVFNEIDLDVLTVVSWNSMITGCGNAGEGFMAMGLYHNMLYDGFRPDLSTILNLLGSFAKPNALFLGKLIHCHGVRLGCCSDVSVLNTLVCMYSRCADIDSARSLFDSIVDRTRVSWTVMIGSYAEKGDLEDAMALFHDMEAAGEQPDLVTVIYLISACGQVGVLDYGRWIDSYAISRGLKSDIRVSNALLYMYSKCGSVRDAEELFSSMNERTIVSWTAMISGYALNGQSGKALDYFNVMLKSGLEPNHITFLAVLQACVHAGLMEKGWELFHMMTELYKLSPGLDHHACMADLLGRQGKLKEALEYIQRMPIKPDAGIWAALLSACKIHRNADIGEYAAHHLFELEPQAAAPYVEMANIYASTGRWDGVASIRTKMKCNQVRKYPGESTIQVDGKSYTFRVNDKFHPKGCLIYEVLSSLGLYSKKQIDTFRSEEFF, from the coding sequence ATGAGGAAGTCGAAATCGACCGTTACTCCAATCCTCAaccgattttcaaagttctccAGGGTCACTTCAATGAACTCTGGTGTAAGAGATGCAGTTAGCCAAGGCTACCCAGACAAAGCGCTTATTCTCTTCCGccaaatgaagcaaaacggcTTAGAACCCAGCAAATTGACCTTCCCTTTCATAGCCAAAGCCTGTGCAAAACTCTCTAGCCTCAAGTGCTCCCAAATGGTGCACACCCATATGTTAAAATCTCCTTATTATTCAGATAAATATGTACAGTCGGGCTTGGTTAATATGTATGTAAAATGTGATCAGGTAGAAAATTTTGCTTACGCAGTGTTTGATAGAATGCATGCAAGGGAGATTGCTGCTTGGAATGCGATGCTCATGGGTTTCGTGCAAGCGTCGTGTTTTGATAGAGCTTTGTGTTTATTTAATGAGATGATGCTTGATGGGGTTAGACCGGATTCAGTTACGGCTATGGGGTTAGCACAGTTGGCTTCTGGTCTGAAGGATGTTAAATTATTGACTTCAGTTCACTGTCTGGGGATTAGAATTGGGGTAGAAGCTGATGTTTCAGTTGCTAACACTTGGATTGCTGCATATTCTAGATGCGGTGATTTATCCTTGTCTGAGATGGTTTTTAATGAAATTGATTTGGATGTTCTGACTGTTGTTTCTTGGAATTCAATGATTACTGGGTGTGGTAATGCAGGAGAAGGATTTATGGCTATGGGGTTGTACCATAatatgttatatgatggatttAGGCCTGACTTGAGTACCATTCTTAACTTGCTTGGATCATTTGCCAAACCTAATGCTTTGTTCCTTGGGAAGTTGATCCACTGTCATGGAGTTCGATTAGGTTGTTGCTCAGATGTTTCTGTTCTTAATACCCTTGTTTGTATGTACTCCAGATGTGCAGACATAGATTCGGCAAGAAGTTTGTTTGACTCCATAGTGGACAGAACTCGTGTTTCTTGGACTGTCATGATCGGTAGTTATGCTGAGAAAGGGGATTTGGAGGACGCAATGGCCTTGTTCCATGACATGGAAGCAGCTGGCGAGCAACCTGACTTAGTTACGGTGATATATTTAATTTCAGCCTGTGGCCAAGTTGGAGTCCTCGATTATGGGAGATGGATAGACAGTTATGCCATCTCAAGAGGATTGAAGAGCGATATAAGGGTCTCGAATGCACTATTATACATGTACTCTAAGTGCGGAAGCGTAAGAGATGCTGAGGAACTCTTTTCTTCCATGAATGAGAGGACTATTGTTTCTTGGACTGCCATGATATCGGGTTATGCACTGAATGGACAATCTGGAAAAGCATTGGATTATTTTAATGTGATGTTGAAGTCAGGTTTAGAACCAAACCATATTACATTTCTTGCTGTTCTTCAGGCCTGTGTTCATGCAGGTCTGATGGAGAAAGGATGGGAATTATTTCATATGATGACTGAGCTATACAAGTTAAGTCCTGGTCTGGACCACCATGCTTGCATGGCTGATCTCCTTGGACGTCAGGGAAAACTGAAAGAAGCATTGGAGTATATTCAACGTATGCCTATTAAACCAGATGCCGGCATTTGGGCTGCTTTGCTTAGTGCTTGCAAGATTCACCGAAATGCAGATATTGGAGAGTATGCAGCTCATCATCTTTTTGAACTGGAACCCCAGGCTGCTGCTCCATATGTTGAAATGGCCAACATATATGCATCAACAGGAAGGTGGGATGGTGTTGCTTCCATTAGaacaaaaatgaaatgcaatcaagtcagGAAATATCCCGGGGAAAGCACTATTCAAGTGGATGGCAAGAGCTATACTTTCAGAGTGAATGACAAATTTCATCCCAAAGGCTGCCTAATATATGAAGTACTAAGTAGTTTGGGATTGTATTCCAAGAAACAGATAGATACGTTTAGGTCTGAGGAATTCTTTTGA
- the LOC113702210 gene encoding cellulose synthase A catalytic subunit 5 [UDP-forming]-like, which yields MVMDTGGRLIAGSHNRNEFVLINADDIGKIKSVQELSGQICQICGDEVEITVDGELFVACNECAFPVCRPCYEYERREGNQACPQCKTRYKRIKGSPRVEGDEEEDNIDDLEHEFDYNYIDSLSPPHAVGAAGRHARGVEASSSGGGIAGHNSSHGLDIPLLTYGEEDAEISSDHHALVVPPFAGHAAGSHSPAFPDPSASLQRRPMVPEKDIALYGYGSVAWKDRMEDWKKRQNDKLQMVKHEGENNSRNFDGGEFDDPDLPMMDEGRQPLSRKLSVASSKISPYRLIIILRLTVLGLFFHYRILHPVHDAYGLWMTSVICEIWFALSWILDQFPKWYPIERETYLDRLSLRYEKEGKPSELADLDIFVSTVDPMKEPPLITANTVLSILAVDYPIEKVACYVSDDGAAMLTFEALSETSEFARKWVPFCKKFNIEPRAPEWYFSQKIDYLKNKVHPAFVRERREMKREYEEFKVRINGLVATAQKVPEEGWTMQDGTPWPGNNVRDHPGMIQVFLGNDGVRDIEGNQLPRLVYVSREKRPGFDHHKKAGAMNALVRVSAVISNAPYLLNVDCDHYINNSKALREAMCFMMDPTSGKKVCYVQFPQRFDGIDRHDRYSNRNVVFFDINMKGLDGLQGPIYVGTGCVFRRQALYGFDAPVSKKPPSKTCNCLPKWCCSCCCSSKNKKGKGKKENKKKLKQKEASKQIHALETIEEGIKKINPENASQLSQVKLEKKFGQSPVFVASTLLENGGIPKDASSASLLNEAIHVISCGYEDKTEWGKEVGWIYGSVTEDILTGFKMHCHGWRSVYCIPKRPAFKGSAPINLSDRLHQVLRWALGSVEIFMSRHCPIWYGYGGGLKWLQRLSYINSVVYPWTSIPLLVYCMLPAICLLTGKFIVPEISNYASVVFMALFITIAVTGILEMQWGGVGIDDWWRNEQFWVIGGVSSHLFALFQGLLKVLGGIDTNFTVTSKGGDDGEFSELYIFKWTSLLIPPTTLLIVNIVGVIVGIADAINNGYDSWGPLFGRLFFAFWVILHLYPFLKGLIGKQERTPTIIIVWSILLASIITLLWVRVNPFVSRDGPVLEICGLNCDD from the exons ATGGTGATGGATACAGGTGGGAGGCTTATTGCTGGTTCTCATAACAGGAATGAGTTTGTACTCATCAATGCTGACGATATTGGAAAG ATTAAATCTGTGCAAGAATTAAGTGGACAGATATGCCAGATTTGTGGGGATGAAGTGGAGATTACTGTTGATGGAGAACTCTTTGTGGCCTGCAATGAATGTGCTTTCCCCGTTTGTAGGCCGTGCTATGAATATGAGAGAAGAGAGGGGAATCAAGCTTGCCCTCAGTGCAAAACCAGATATAAGCGTATCAAAG GTAGTCCAAGGGTTGAGGGGGATGAGGAAGAGGATAATATTGATGATCTCGAACATGAGTTTGATTACAACTATATTGATTCTCTAAGTCCGCCACATGCTGTGGGGGCAGCTGGACGGCATGCCCGTGGTGTTGAGGCAAGTTCATCTGGAGGTGGCATCGCAGGACACAATTCATCCCATGGTCTTGATATTCCTCTATTGACCTATGGCGAAGAG gATGCTGAAATTTCTTCAGATCATCATGCCCTTGTTGTACCCCCATTTGCTGGCCATGCAGCTGGTTCACATTCACCCGCTTTTCCTGATCCATCAGCATCTT TGCAACGAAGGCCAATGGTTCCCGAGAAAGACATTGCACTATATGGATATGGAAGTGTTGCATGGAAGGATCGGATGGAGGATTGGAAGAAAAGGCAAAATGATAAACTCCAAATGGTCAAGCATGAAGGAGAAAATAACTCTCGCAATTTTGATGGTGGTGAATTTGATGATCCTGATTTGCCAAT GATGGATGAAGGGAGGCAACCACTGTCAAGGAAATTATCGGTGGCTTCAAGCAAAATAAGTCCGTATAGATTAATAATTATACTCCGCCTTACTGTTCTGGGCTTATTTTTCCATTACAGAATCCTCCATCCAGTTCATGATGCATATGGCTTGTGGATGACATCAGTTATCTGTGAAATATGGTTTGCTTTATCATGGATTCTTGATCAGTTTCCGAAATGGTACCCCATAGAGCGAGAAACATACCTTGATCGGTTATCTCTCAG GTATGAGAAAGAGGGAAAGCCATCTGAGCTAGCAGATCTTGACATCTTTGTCAGTACTGTGGATCCCATGAAAGAACCTCCACTGATCACTGCAAACACTGTTCTATCTATACTGGCAGTGGATTATCCAATTGAAAAAGTTGCATGTTATGTCTCAGACGATGGTGCTGCGATGCTTACTTTTGAAGCACTTTCTGAAACCTCTGAATTTGCCAGAAAATGGGTTCCCTTCTGCAAGAAGTTTAATATTGAGCCACGGGCTCCAGAATGGTATTTTTCTCAGAAGATTGACTATCTGAAAAACAAAGTTCATCCAGCATTTGTGAGGGAGAGGCGAGAAATGAAG AGAGAATACGAAGAATTTAAAGTTCGAATAAATGGTTTGGTTGCTACAGCCCAAAAGGTTCCAGAGGAAGGGTGGACAATGCAGGATGGTACCCCCTGGCCTGGTAACAATGTTCGAGACCATCCTGGTATGATCCAG GTATTCCTTGGGAATGATGGTGTTCGTGATATTGAAGGAAATCAGTTACCGCGCCTGGTCTATGTTTCTCGTGAAAAAAGGCCTGGGTTTGATCACCACAAAAAAGCAGGAGCAATGAATGCTTTG GTGCGGGTTTCAGCAGTCATCTCGAATGCTCCTTATCTTCTCAATGTTGACTGTGATCACTACATCAATAATAGCAAGGCTCTCAGGGAAGCCATGTGTTTCATGATGGACCCCACTTCAGGGAAGAAAGTTTGCTATGTGCAGTTTCCACAAAGATTTGATGGGATTGACCGTCATGACAGATACTCAAATCGGAACGTCGTTTTCTTTGAT ATCAACATGAAGGGATTAGATGGATTGCAGGGACCAATATATGTAGGAACTGGTTGTGTTTTCAGAAGGCAAGCACTTTATGGTTTTGATGCTCCTGTCAGTAAGAAGCCTCCCAGCAAAACCTGCAATTGTTTGCCCAAGTGGTGCTGTTCATGTTGCTGTTCAAGCAagaacaagaaaggaaaaggaaagaaagaaaataagaagaaaCTGAAGCAAAAGGAAGCCTCTAAGCAAATACATGCTCTTGAAACAATTGAAGAAGGAATTAAAA AAATAAACCCTGAAAATGCATCTCAGCTTTCCCAAGTGAAACTTGAAAAGAAGTTTGGTCAATCTCCGGTTTTTGTAGCCTCAACACTGTTGGAGAATGGTGGAATTCCTAAGGACGCTAGTTCTGCATCCTTATTGAACGAAGCTATTCATGTTATCAGCTGTGGTTATGAAGATAAGACAGAATGGGGAAAGGAG GTTGGCTGGATATATGGTTCGGTCACAGAAGATATCTTGACAGGATTCAAGATGCACTGTCATGGTTGGCGGTCTGTGTATTGTATACCCAAGCGGCCTGCATTTAAGGGGTCTGCTCCAATTAATCTCTCAGATCGTCTTCACCAAGTTCTTAGGTGGGCCCTCGGATCTGTTGAGATTTTCATGAGCAGACACTGTCCAATTTGGTATGGCTATGGAGGTGGACTGAAGTGGCTTCAACGACTTTCATACATAAACTCTGTTGTATATCCTTGGACTTCCATTCCTTTGCTTGTGTATTGTATGCTGCCTGCCATCTGCCTTCTCACTGGAAAATTTATTGTCCCTGAG ATTAGCAACTATGCAAGTGTTGTATTCATGGCCCTCTTCATCACCATCGCTGTCACTGGTATCCTTGAAATGCAATGGGGTGGTGTAGGAATAGATGATTGGTGGAGAAATGAACAATTCTGGGTTATTGGAGGTGTTTCCTCTCACCTTTTTGCTCTCTTCCAAGGATTACTCAAGGTCCTGGGTGGTATTGATACAAATTTCACCGTCACCTCCAAGGGAGGAGATGATGGAGAATTCTCGGAGCTTTACATCTTCAAGTGGACGTCACTGCTAATTCCTCCAACAACTTTGTTGATTGTAAACATTGTTGGAGTTATAGTTGGGATAGCGGATGCCATCAACAACGGTTATGATTCTTGGGGTCCATTATTTGGTCGGCTATTTTTTGCCTTCTGGGTCATCCTTCACCTTTATCCATTCCTCAAAGGATTGATCGGGAAGCAAGAACGCACTCCAACAATTATCATCGTCTGGTCTATTCTTCTGGCTTCAATAATAACCCTTTTGTGGGTTCGAGTTAACCCATTTGTTTCAAGGGATGGCCCTGTACTAGAGATCTGTGGATTGAACTGTGACGATTGA
- the LOC113702185 gene encoding uncharacterized protein, giving the protein MDFDEYDYLEKTVEETNGPPSKTKETKDSAEKERDKEKGYRRKERGDEDEGDIDEDERDRKNSSSKRSRGDDENGRDRDRERERDRDREKERSSLHRSRDRESERSSRDRDRDKEKREKERDRDRERDRERRDRDKEKERERDRDRDKEKEKDRERRDREKEKERDREMERSKEMERSRRSRSRSRLDRERERELIRERERELEMRESRRFKEKKEAVEPEADPERDQRTVFAYQMPLKATERDVYEFFSKAGKVRDVRLIMDRNSRRSKGVGYIEFFDSMSVPMAIALSGHLLHGQPVMVKPSEAEKNLVPSNASSNSSVVGPYGATDRKLYVGNLHFNMTEFQLKQIFEAFGPVELVQLPTDPETGHCKGFGFVQFAQLEHAKAAQVLNGKLEIAGRTIKVSSVTDHVGVQDSGQKTADFDDDDGGGLALNAQSRAMLMAKLDRSGIASSVAGSLGVPALNGATPAQQSITMPMVAPTAMSAPVLPAQVLMPPEPIGNPSECLLLKNMFDPATETDPEFDLDIRDDVREECSKYGPVKHILVDKNSSGYVYLRFENVEAAARAQQAMHKRWFARRLISAIFLQPYEYDAKFKGAA; this is encoded by the exons ATGGACTTCGACGAGTAcgattatttggagaaaaccgTGGAAGAAACCAACGGTCCTCCGTCCAAAACGAAGGAGACTAAGGACTCCGCCGAGAAAGAGAGAGACAAGGAGAAAGGATATCGGAGAAAAGAGCGTGGCGACGAGGACGAAGGTGATATTGACGAGGACGAAAGAGATCGGAAAAATTCCTCCAGCAAAAGGTCCCGGGGAGATGACGAAAACGGCCGAGATAGAGACCGCGAGAGGGAACGAGATAGGGATAGGGAGAAGGAGAGGAGCTCGCTGCACCGGAGTCGAGATAGGGAGAGTGAGAGGAGTTCGAGGGACAGGGATAGAGACAAGGAGAagagggagaaagagagagatagGGATAGGGAAAGAGATAGGGAGAGGAGAGACAGAGACAAGGagaaggagagggagagggataGGGACAGGGAcaaggagaaggagaaggacAGGGAGAGGAGGGATAGGGAAAAGGAGAAGGAAAGAGATAGGGAAATGGAGAGGTCGAAGGAAATGGAGAGGTCAAGGAGGAGCCGAAGCAGGTCCAGGCTCGATCGTGAAAGGGAGAGAGAGTTGATCAGGGAACGAGAGCGCGAGCTCGAGATGAGGGAAAGCAG GAgatttaaagaaaagaaagaagcgGTGGAACCTGAGGCTGACCCAGAAAGGGATCAGAGAACAGTATTTGCTTACCAG ATGCCCTTGAAGGCAACTGAGAGGGATGTTTACGAGTTTTTCTCAAAAGCAGGAAAG GTGAGGGATGTACGTCTTATCATGGATCGAAATTCGAGGAGATCAAAAGGAGTTGG GTACATTGAGTTCTTTGATTCCATGTCTGTGCCGATGGCAATTGCTCTATCTGGGCATCTACTTCATGGACAGCCTGTTATGGTTAAACCATCAGAGGCAGAAAAGAACCTTGTTCCATCAAATGCTTCCAGTAATTCAAGCGTTGTGGGCCCGTATGGTGCAACAGATAGGAAACTCTATGTTGGAAATTTACATTTCAACATGACTGAATTTCAGCTTAAACAG ATTTTTGAAGCATTTGGGCCCGTTGAACTTGTACAGCTGCCTACTGATCCTGAGACTGGACACTGCAAAGGTTTTGGCTTTGTTCAA tttgctCAACTAGAACATGCAAAGGCTGCGCAAGTTCTAAATGGGAAATTGGAGATTGCTGGTCGAACTATTAAG GTTTCATCTGTTACGGATCATGTTGGAGTGCAAGATTCAGGGCAGAAAACTGCCgattttgatgatgatgatggggGTGGATTG GCTTTGAATGCTCAATCAAGAGCAATGCTAATGGCAAAACTGGATCGCAGTGGGATTGCGTCAAG TGTTGCTGGTTCCCTTGGAGTACCTGCGCTTAATGGCGCAACTCCTGCACAACAATCCATAACCATGCCCATGGTTGCACCTACAGCAATGTCTGCTCCGGTACTTCCAGCACAAGTTTTAATGCCCCCAGAGCCCATTGGCAACCCAAGCGAGTGTTTACTTTTGAAGAATATGTTTGATCCTGCAACTGAG ACGGATCCAGAATTTGATTTGGACATCAGGGATGATGTGCGTGAAGAATGTTCAAAGTATGGCCCGGTGAAGCATATCCTTGTGGACAA GAATAGTTCTGGTTATGTTTATTTGCGCTTTGAGAATGTGGAGGCTGCAGCACGTGCTCAACAAGCCATGCACAAGCGATGGTTTGCTCGCCGATTGATTTCAGCAATCTTCTTG CAACCATATGAATATGATGCAAAATTTAAAGGGGCTGCTTGA